The following proteins are encoded in a genomic region of Vicugna pacos chromosome 16, VicPac4, whole genome shotgun sequence:
- the EFNB3 gene encoding ephrin-B3 yields the protein MGAPHSGPGGVRVGALLMLGFWGLVSGLSLEPVYWNSANKRFQAEGGYVLYPQIGDRLDLLCPRARPPGPHSSPNYEFYKLYLVGGAQGRRCEAPPAPNLLLTCDRPDLDLRFTIKFQEYSPNLWGHEFRSHHDYYIIATSDGTREGLESLQGGVCLTRGMKVLLRVGQSPRGGAAPRKPVSEMPMERDRGAAHSLEPGKENTAGDPTSNATSRGAEGPLPPPSMPAVAGAAGGLALLLLGVAGAGGAMCWRRRRAKPSESRHPGPGSFGRGGSLGLGGGGGMGPREAEPGELGIALRGGGAADPPFCPHYEKVSGDYGHPVYIVQDGPPQSPPNIYYKV from the exons ATGGGGGCCCCCCATTCTGGGCCGGGGGGCGTGCGAGTCGGGGCCCTGCTGATGCTCGGTTTTTGGGGGCTGGTGTCTGGGCTCAGCCTGGAACCTGTCTACTGGAATTCGGCAAATAAGAG GTTCCAGGCAGAGGGTGGTTACGTGCTCTACCCTCAGATTGGGGACCGGCTAGACCTGCTCTGCCCCCGGGCCCGGCCTCCTGGCCCCCACTCCTCTCCTAATTATGAGTTCTACAAGCTGTATCTGGTAGGGGGTGCCCAGGGCCGGCGCTGTGAggcaccccctgcccccaacctccTTCTCACTTGTGATCGGCCAGATCTGGATCTCCGCTTCACCATCAAGTTCCAGGAGTATAGCCCTAACCTCTGGGGCCACGAGTTCCGCTCACACCATGATTACTACATAATTG CCACATCGGATGGGACCCGAGAAGGCCTGGAGAGCTTGCAGGGAGGTGTGTGCCTCACCAGAGGCATGAAGGTGCTTCTCCGAGTGGGACAAA GTCCCCGAGGAGGGGCTGCCCCCCGAAAGCCTGTGTCTGAAATGCCCATGGAAAGAGACCGAGGGGCAGCCCACAGCCTGGAGCCCGGGAAGGAGAACACAGCAG GTGACCCCACCAGCAATGCAACCTCCCGGGGTGCTGAaggccccctgccccctcccagcatgCCCGCAGTGGCCGGGGCAGCAGGGGGGCTGGCGCTGCTCTTGCTGGgcgtggcaggggctgggggtgccATGTGTTGGCGGAGACGGCGGGCCAAGCCTTCGGAGAGTCGCCACCCTGGTCCTGGCTCCTTCGGGAGGGGCGGGTCTCTGGGCCTGGGGGGTGGAGGCGGGATGGGACCTAGGGAGGCTGAGCCTGGGGAACTAGGGATAGCTCTGCGGGGCGGTGGGGCTGCAGACCCCCCCTTCTGTCCCCACTATGAGAAGGTGAGTGGCGACTATGGGCATCCTGTGTACATCGTGCAGGATGGGCCCCCACAGAGCCCTCCAAACATCTACTACAAGGTATGA